One part of the Microbacterium saperdae genome encodes these proteins:
- a CDS encoding arginase family protein: MITLLSAPSNLGLRPPQPGSVPGAAKAPEALREAGLFHRFATLGARDGGVVLPGRYVDDDDTRTAGHVRNETAMIDHSRRLSARITAALQAGTAPLVIGGDCAVLLGAGLSAVHHGDTGLVHIDGHTDFRHPGNSEECASVAGEALAAAVGRHWPAVADIDGQGPYFSADRTAHIGHRADDEEQEEVRGILARVTPAADVASRGAALVAAESAAVAGARYWLQVDVDVLDPTVMPAVDSPDPGGLSAADLTALLRALAPNAIGASVTVFDPDLDPEGRYARLLVGILAEGLGGLGSAVHAA, translated from the coding sequence ATGATCACCCTGCTCTCCGCCCCCAGCAACCTGGGGCTCCGCCCGCCGCAGCCCGGAAGCGTCCCCGGCGCGGCGAAGGCACCCGAGGCGCTGCGCGAGGCCGGGCTGTTCCACCGATTCGCCACTCTCGGTGCTCGTGACGGAGGCGTCGTCCTTCCGGGGCGCTACGTCGACGATGACGACACCAGGACGGCCGGGCACGTCCGCAACGAGACGGCGATGATCGACCACTCCCGACGACTCTCCGCACGGATCACCGCCGCGCTCCAGGCCGGAACCGCACCGTTGGTGATCGGCGGCGACTGCGCTGTGCTCCTCGGCGCAGGGCTCTCGGCGGTGCACCATGGCGATACCGGGCTCGTGCACATCGACGGACACACCGACTTCCGTCACCCCGGCAACAGCGAGGAGTGCGCGAGTGTGGCCGGCGAAGCACTCGCCGCGGCGGTCGGACGGCACTGGCCCGCCGTCGCGGACATCGACGGACAGGGGCCGTACTTCTCCGCTGACCGCACCGCCCACATCGGCCACCGCGCCGACGACGAGGAGCAGGAAGAGGTGCGTGGCATCCTGGCTCGCGTGACGCCGGCCGCGGACGTCGCCTCGCGCGGTGCCGCCCTCGTCGCGGCCGAGTCCGCCGCGGTCGCCGGCGCGAGGTACTGGCTTCAGGTCGATGTCGACGTGCTCGACCCGACCGTGATGCCCGCCGTCGACAGCCCCGACCCCGGCGGTCTCTCGGCGGCCGACCTTACCGCGCTCCTCCGCGCCCTCGCGCCGAACGCGATCGGCGCATCCGTGACCGTGTTCGATCCCGATCTCGACCCCGAGGGGCGATACGCCCGGTTGCTCGTCGGCATCCTCGCGGAGGGACTGGGCGGCCTGGGGAGCGCCGTTCACGCGGCCTGA